Proteins encoded together in one Eubalaena glacialis isolate mEubGla1 chromosome 7, mEubGla1.1.hap2.+ XY, whole genome shotgun sequence window:
- the LOC133094711 gene encoding uncharacterized protein LOC133094711, whose translation MEVTKKVGGPDPSGSQGHPSAGSQQLGGGPRGSQGPWINSGSVYLRQGLSLSTEAILDGAYGSASQAHTHEPSHQQLWDPAEVSSQCGCERASQDSLRLSSTSSFPGSIVGAQTQLVTENRTLALPVCRRSDGTSDMAQHGLCCSRLQVQMAGEGKAPAKVLVGWGKGPCSPNQIDPLGIRKSRWLPYFLSGEDGSAAAQGPLLAPAQYQGQGQCPCQAQAPPTPTRANTPALDTISMSAAVESYTCNLDHLMNTNAITKGLSQDLLPRKCGNQWSIQLESSKGVTSCHDKVNFHSRDEPATPAPTPKESPDQAQELEVAQRPVLPRQPENQVEKPMVCTSRPGSPKPGSGPPETPKPQRGNQEICSSQPGQQPLNACSNTCSNVPPSAYQVTCHNSSPVQPPREATQIPPSSAPTCQLRDTVEDRVLVFDMATGNTRMGLLCHDPMGSRAVLVGLMPSHPSIYASENTLSTRPLAMPILSPDSDGSSFWSTTPMGSSPVPSSLSSGSYREVALVPKEARLNLESQGSPGTETPIRMGMLTERVPLGMPLQFGERILSHAHDPGWSKPDAEKNETSHTIWMQDASGMQDTSMVQAKKLQWTNPEQTPEPVPPAKNQQVPRPLLQEDAGNHNQKEVVIAHPDNPQVKGAGHAPLGGQPPLAEQHPLSRQPPLTGQPPSAEQRPLTRQTHLSGQPPLAEQLSLTRQPPFSQEPPISNEPTLSRGPPTTREPGQASTLCQEGEPLGPPTHVGVLRVTPAPEETCVYVNRENVGVSAGQSSSSHRLSSWQPGGSPGEQEEQLSLITLTTPGPGCKVLPMATVGTEPHGPRFKLTAEDITHSPVVSQLGLLRGACYELVPTMDVLPVRSPVLCRHSRGPYQDMAAVVIDTGTGFTKCGLAGEDHVLSVLPSRVQLLQHPVQGQPRYAVPDNREGSYSVLNRGVVSDWDALEVLWQHLFYCRLGVQPEELAVLVADSPTSPRTNREKVAEILFERFHVPAMQTVHQALLALYAYGRTTGLVLGSGHGTSYVAPIITGDLAPLDTYRLDVAGADLTEYLAQLLLAGGQSLFKAWLVNQIKEACCYVAMDMTAEMVRAQALAQVDFLLPDKQVITLGSERFCCPEALFQPNLLGLNQPGLPQLALLSISRLEAKQQEQLLANVVLDGGGTLLSGFPERLRQELGPGATVLGSPHRAVAAWLGGSIMASRDSFQSLWLSRREYEEEGPWAIYKYHL comes from the exons ATGGAAGTCACCAAGAAAGTGGGGGGCCCTGATCCATCGGGCTCCCAGGGCCACCCCTCAGCTGGCAGCCAGCAGCTGGGCGGTGGCCCTAGAGGGTCCCAGGGACCATGGATAAACTCAGGATCTGTATACTTGAGGCAGGGGTTGTCACTGTCCACTGAGGCCATCCTTGATGGGGCCTATGGCTCAGCGTCCCAGGCCCATACCCACGAGCCCAGTCACCAGCAACTCTGGGACCCTGCTGAGGTTAGCTCCCAATGTGGCTGTGAGCGGGCCTCCCAGGATTCCCTGAGACTCTCCTCCACTAGCTCGTTTCCAGGCTCTATCGTGGGAGCCCAAACACAGCTCGTCACAGAGAACAGGACCCTGGCTCTACCGGTGTGCAGGCGCAGTGACGGCACCAGTGACATGGCCCAGCATGGACTCTGCTGTTCCCGGCTTCAGGTGCAGATGGCGGGGGAGGGCAAGGCTCCAGCTAAAGTCCTCGTAGGCTGGGGCAAAGGCCCCTGCAGCCCCAACCAGATAGACCCATTGGGCATTAGGAAGAGCCGGTGGCTACCGTATTTTCTTTCAGGGGAGGATGGCTCAGCTGCAGCCCAAGGTCCTCTTCTGGCTCCAGCCCAATATCAGGGCCAGGGCCAGTGCCCATGTCAGGCTCAGGCTCCTCCAACTCCAACTCGGGCAAATACTCCAGCTCTGGATACAATCTCAATGTCAGCAGCAGTTGAATCTTACACCTGCAACCTTGATCACCTGATGAATACCAATGCCATCACCAAGGGCCTGTCCCAAGACCTCTTGCCCAGGAAATGTGGCAATCAATGGTCAATCCAGTTGGAGTCTTCCAAAGGGGTCACATCCTGCCACGACAAAGTGAATTTCCATTCCCGGGATGAGCCTGCCACCCCAGCACCCACTCCAAAAGAGTCCCCAGACCAGGCCCAGGAGCTCGAGGTTGCCCAAAGGCCGGTGTTACCAAGGCAGCCTGAGAACCAAGTGGAGAAGCCCATGGTCTGTACCTCCAGGCCAGGCAGCCCCAAACCAGGCTCAGGGCCCCCAGAAACCCCCAAGCCCCAGAGGGGTAACCAGGAGATCTGCAGCTCTCAGCCAGGTCAGCAGCCCCTCAATGCTTGCAGCAACACCTGCTCCAATGTGCCGCCGTCTGCCTACCAAGTAACCTGCCACAACTCCTCCCCAGTACAGCCTCCCAGGGAAGCCACGCAGATACCCCCCTCCAGTGCCCCTACCTGCCAGCTCCGGGATACTGTGGAAGACCGTGTGCTGGTGTTTGATATGGCCACGGGCAACACCAGGATGGGGCTGCTGTGCCATGACCCCATGGGCTCAAGGGCAGTGCTGGTGGGCCTCATGCCCAGCCACCCATCCATCTATGCCTCTGAAAATACGCTGTCCACCCGGCCGTTGGCCATGCCCATCCTCTCCCCTGACAGCGATGGCTCCAGCTTCTGGTCCACCACACCCATGGGGTCCAGCCCCGTGCCCTCCAGCCTTTCATCTGGAAGCTACCGAGAGGTGGCCCTCGTTCCCAAAGAGGCCAGGCTCAACCTGGAGTCACAAGGCTCCCCTGGTACTGAGACACCCATCAGGATGGGGATGCTCACTGAGCGTGTTCCACTGGGGATGCCCCTCCAATTTGGAGAGAGGATACTGAGCCATGCCCATGATCCTGGCTGGTCCAAACCTGATGCTGAAAAAAACGAAACTAGTCACACCATCTGGATGCAGGATGCCTCCGGGATGCAGGACACCTCTATGGTCCAGGCCAAGAAACTGCAGTGGACGAACCCAGAGCAGACCCCAGAGCCTGTACCACCAGCCAAAAACCAGCAGGTGCCCAGACCCCTGCTCCAGGAGGATGCAGGCAATCACAATCAGAAAGAGGTCGTTATTGCTCACCCTGACAACCCTCAGGTCAAAGGTGCTGGGCACGCCCCCCTTGGTGGTCAGCCCCCACTAGCTGAGCAGCATCCCCTTTCCAGGCAGCCCCCTTTGACCGGTCAACCTCCCTCTGCAGAGCAGCGTCCCCTTACCAGGCAGACCCACCTTTCTGGACAGCCACCCCTAGCTGA GCAGCTTTCTCTCACTAGGCAGCCTCCCTTTTCCCAAGAACCCCCCATCTCCAATGAGCCCACTCTCTCAAGAGGTCCCCCCACCACTAGGGAGCCTGGTCAGGCCTCCACCCTGTGCCAGGAAGGTGAGCCATTGGGCCCGCCTACCCATGTGGGGGTACTTCGGGTGACCCCGGCCCCTGAGGAGACCTGTGTCTATGTAAACAGAGAAAATGTTGGTGTCAGTGCTGGTCAAAGCTCCAGCTCACATCGGCTCTCATCCTGGCAACCTGGCGGCTCCCCCGGGGAGCAGGAGGAGCAGCTTTCCCTGATCACACTCACCACACCTGGTCCTGGCTGCAAGGTCTTGCCCATGGCCACGGTGGGCACTGAGCCCCACGGTCCCCGGTTCAAGCTGACAGCTGAGGACATTACACACTCGCCAGTGGTCTCGCAGCTTGGCCTTCTCCGAGGGGCCTGCTATGAGCTGGTGCCCACCATGGATGTTCTGCCAGTACGGTCCCCAGTGCTCTGCCGCCATTCACGGGGCCCCTACCAGGACATGGCAGCCGTGGTGATCGACACAGGCACAGGCTTCACCAAATGTGGACTGGCTGGAGAGGACCACGTCCTCAGTGTGCTGCCCTCACGCGTCCAGCTGCTCCAGCATCCAGTCCAGGGCCAGCCCAGGTACGCAGTGCCTGACAACCGAGAGGGTTCCTACTCGGTGCTGAATCGAGGAGTGGTCTCCGACTGGGATGCACTGGAGGTGCTGTGGCAGCACCTGTTCTATTGCAGGCTGGGTGTGCAGCCCGAGGAGCTGGCTGTGCTTGTGGCGGACTCACCCACCTCACCACGCACCAACCGAGAAAAGGTGGCTGAAATACTCTTTGAGCGTTTCCATGTGCCAGCCATGCAGACAGTGCATCAGGCCCTGCTGGCACTCTATGCTTATGGGCGGACCACTGGGCTGGTGCTGGGCAGTGGCCATGGCACCTCCTATGTGGCACCCATCATCACTGGGGATCTGGCCCCACTTGACACCTACCGGCTGGATGTGGCAGGTGCTGACCTCACTGAATACCTGGCTCAGCTGTTGCTGGCAGGTGGCCAGTCACTGTTCAAGGCATGGCTGGTCAACCAGATTAAAGAGGCCTGCTGCTATGTGGCCATGGACATGACAGCTGAGATGGTCCGTGCCCAGGCCCTGGCCCAGGTGGACTTTTTGCTTCCAGACAAGCAGGTCATCACACTGGGCTCTGAGCGCTTCTGCTGCCCCGAGGCCCTCTTCCAGCCCAATCTGCTAGGTCTCAATCAGCCGGGCCTTCCACAACTAGCCCTCCTAAGTATCAGCCGGCTGGAGGCCAAGCAGCAGGAGCAGCTGCTGGCCAATGTGGTGCTGGACGGTGGCGGCACCCTGTTGAGTGGCTTTCCTGAGCGCCTGAGACAGGAGCTGGGCCCCGGTGCCACTGTGCTGGGCTCTCCGCACCGTGCTGTTGCTGCTTGGCTTGGAGGCTCCATCATGGCGTCCCGGGACTCCTTCCAGAGCCTGTGGCTCAGCCGCCGTGAGTACGAGGAGGAGGGCCCATGGGCCATCTATAAGTACCATCTGTGA